In Pseudonocardia autotrophica, one DNA window encodes the following:
- a CDS encoding bifunctional DNA primase/polymerase translates to MPRPRRRTRRQDPEVVRLRRVALDAAAAGLFVFPVQPGGKLPAVPRHSAERCRRRGICAEGHQGWEQRATRDRAQICRWWSGDASARFNVGIACGPSGIVVIDLDTSTEPLADWGGATTGREVLDQLTARHGQTLPDTYSTRTPTDGEHLYYRMPEGLELRNTHGGHGHSLGPLVDTRAAGGFAVGAGSVRPEGAYLVAEHGRIAELPDWLATLLTPPPPPEPRRGEPLVLPTRRANAYVAAILAGETAAVEQAPKGQRQITLLTAARTLGRLVGGGELDADNAHALLLDAAAVHIGVDEFTQVEAERTVARGMAYGARAPRRIDRRHTPPADEAGDGVEGGEAS, encoded by the coding sequence ATGCCACGCCCGCGACGCCGCACACGACGGCAGGATCCGGAGGTGGTGCGGCTGCGCCGGGTCGCGCTCGACGCGGCCGCCGCCGGGCTCTTCGTGTTCCCGGTCCAGCCCGGGGGCAAGCTCCCGGCCGTGCCCCGGCACAGCGCCGAGCGCTGCCGGCGACGCGGGATCTGCGCCGAGGGGCATCAGGGATGGGAGCAGCGCGCCACCCGCGACCGTGCCCAGATCTGTCGCTGGTGGTCCGGCGACGCATCGGCTCGGTTTAACGTCGGGATCGCCTGCGGCCCGTCGGGGATCGTGGTCATCGACCTCGACACCAGCACCGAACCCCTCGCTGACTGGGGCGGGGCGACCACTGGCCGCGAGGTGCTCGATCAGCTGACCGCCCGGCACGGCCAGACGTTGCCCGACACCTACTCGACGCGCACCCCGACCGATGGGGAACATCTCTATTACCGGATGCCCGAGGGCCTGGAGCTGCGCAACACCCACGGCGGGCACGGGCACAGCCTCGGACCTCTCGTCGATACCAGGGCCGCCGGCGGGTTCGCGGTCGGGGCCGGAAGTGTCCGCCCGGAAGGGGCCTACCTGGTGGCCGAGCACGGCCGGATCGCCGAGCTGCCCGACTGGCTGGCCACCCTGCTGACCCCTCCCCCGCCGCCGGAGCCGCGCCGGGGTGAGCCCCTTGTCCTGCCGACCCGGCGGGCGAATGCCTACGTCGCCGCGATCCTCGCCGGCGAGACCGCCGCTGTCGAACAGGCGCCGAAGGGCCAGCGCCAGATCACCCTGCTCACCGCGGCCCGCACCCTGGGCCGGCTGGTCGGTGGCGGGGAACTCGACGCCGACAACGCCCACGCCCTGCTGCTCGACGCCGCCGCGGTCCACATCGGCGTCGACGAGTTCACCCAGGTCGAAGCAGAACGGACCGTCGCCCGGGGGATGGCGTACGGCGCTCGAGCTCCGAGGCGTATCGACCGCCGCCACACGCCCCCCGCCGACGAGGCCGGCGACGGTGTCGAGGGTGGGGAGGCGTCGTGA